A section of the Rossellomorea marisflavi genome encodes:
- a CDS encoding YlmC/YmxH family sporulation protein, producing MVRISEFQVKDVVSVSDGRKLGNITDIEINLDSGRIEAIVIGGGGKLLGFFGKDEEVVVPWNNIVKIGEDVILVRYKEQQDHYYKQAQLEGPESSTDK from the coding sequence GTGGTACGGATTTCTGAATTTCAAGTGAAGGATGTTGTCAGTGTTTCAGATGGACGGAAACTCGGGAATATCACCGATATCGAAATCAATCTCGACAGTGGAAGGATCGAGGCGATCGTCATAGGAGGGGGAGGAAAGCTCCTTGGGTTCTTCGGGAAGGACGAAGAAGTGGTCGTTCCATGGAACAATATCGTCAAAATCGGCGAAGACGTCATCCTTGTGAGGTATAAGGAGCAACAAGACCATTATTACAAACAGGCTCAGCTCGAGGGGCCGGAATCCTCCACTGATAAATGA
- the sigG gene encoding RNA polymerase sporulation sigma factor SigG has protein sequence MTRNKVEICGVDTSKLPVLKNDEMRVLFKQMQSGEISAREKLVNGNLRLVLSVIQRFNNRGEFVDDLFQVGCIGLMKSIDNFDLGQNVRFSTYAVPMIIGEIRRYLRDNNPIRVSRSLRDIAYKALQVRERLMGETSKEPTAEEIAKVLDVPHEEIVFALDAIQDPVSLFEPIYNDGGDPIFVMDQLSDEKNRDYHWVEEIALQEGMKRLNDREKLIISKRFFQGKTQMEVADEIGISQAQVSRLEKAAIKQMNKNIQ, from the coding sequence ATGACACGCAATAAAGTCGAAATTTGTGGTGTGGATACTTCCAAATTACCCGTGCTGAAGAACGATGAAATGAGAGTGCTTTTCAAGCAAATGCAATCTGGCGAAATTTCTGCAAGGGAAAAACTCGTCAATGGGAATTTACGCCTCGTCTTAAGTGTAATTCAACGATTCAACAATCGTGGGGAGTTTGTTGACGACCTGTTCCAGGTCGGCTGCATCGGTTTGATGAAATCAATCGATAACTTCGATCTTGGCCAGAATGTACGTTTTTCCACTTACGCCGTTCCGATGATCATCGGGGAGATCCGCCGGTATCTTCGGGATAATAATCCGATCAGGGTTTCCCGTTCCCTCAGGGATATTGCCTATAAGGCACTGCAGGTGAGGGAGAGGTTGATGGGAGAAACATCGAAGGAACCGACAGCAGAAGAAATTGCCAAGGTGCTTGATGTACCCCATGAAGAAATCGTTTTTGCCCTCGATGCGATTCAGGATCCGGTTTCCCTATTCGAGCCCATCTATAATGATGGCGGAGACCCCATATTTGTAATGGACCAGTTGAGTGATGAAAAGAACAGGGATTACCATTGGGTGGAGGAAATCGCCCTTCAAGAGGGAATGAAACGGCTGAATGACCGTGAGAAGTTGATCATCAGTAAGCGCTTCTTCCAGGGTAAGACGCAGATGGAAGTAGCGGATGAGATCGGGATTTCGCAGGCTCAAGTGTCCCGTCTTGAGAAGGCAGCCATCAAGCAGATGAACAAAAATATCCAATAA
- the sigE gene encoding RNA polymerase sporulation sigma factor SigE: protein MKKLKLKLQYYWYKLLLKLGLKTDEIHYIGGSEALPPPLSKDEEEVLLQKLPSGDKAARSLLIERNLRLVVYIARKFENTGINIEDLISIGTIGLIKAVNTFNPEKKIKLATYASRCIENEILMYLRRNNKIRSEVSFDEPLNIDWDGNELLLSDVLGTEEDIITKDLEATVDKKLLFSALHQLNDREKQIMELRFGLMGEEEKTQKDVADMLGISQSYISRLEKRIIKRLKKEFNKMV, encoded by the coding sequence GTGAAGAAACTTAAGCTGAAACTACAGTATTATTGGTACAAACTCTTATTGAAACTGGGACTCAAGACGGACGAAATCCACTACATAGGTGGAAGTGAAGCCCTCCCACCACCCCTTTCGAAAGACGAAGAGGAAGTGCTCCTTCAAAAACTGCCCAGTGGCGATAAAGCGGCAAGATCCCTCCTCATAGAAAGAAACCTTCGCCTTGTTGTCTATATCGCGCGGAAGTTCGAGAATACAGGAATCAATATAGAAGATTTGATCAGTATCGGAACCATCGGTTTGATCAAAGCCGTCAATACGTTCAATCCCGAGAAGAAAATCAAGCTGGCGACTTATGCGTCCCGTTGCATTGAAAATGAAATCCTGATGTATCTTCGACGGAACAATAAAATCCGTTCAGAGGTTTCATTCGATGAGCCCCTCAACATCGATTGGGATGGGAATGAACTTCTTCTTTCCGACGTGTTAGGAACGGAAGAGGATATTATTACAAAAGACCTCGAAGCAACAGTGGATAAAAAGCTTCTATTCAGCGCACTTCATCAGCTCAATGACCGGGAAAAGCAGATCATGGAACTCCGGTTCGGCTTGATGGGGGAAGAAGAGAAAACGCAAAAAGATGTAGCAGATATGCTCGGTATCTCTCAATCCTATATTTCGAGGCTTGAAAAGCGGATTATCAAACGATTAAAAAAAGAATTCAATAAAATGGTTTGA
- a CDS encoding YggS family pyridoxal phosphate-dependent enzyme encodes MNVEQRLHRINSSIEQACENAGRSPEDVKVVAVTKYVSIERAEEAVTAGITHLGENRDTGLTEKYEAIGNRVDWHFIGSLQTRKVKQIIDKVSYIHSLDRHSLAVEIDKRADKPVNCFVQVNVSGEESKHGISPEETSGFIQSLQELENINVIGLMTMAPHTEDEAFLRSCFRSLRGLQEEVKALGLPHAPCTELSMGMSNDFHIAIEEGATFVRLGTALVGND; translated from the coding sequence ATGAACGTTGAACAACGACTTCATAGAATAAACAGCAGTATAGAGCAGGCATGTGAAAATGCCGGCAGGTCCCCTGAGGACGTGAAGGTCGTGGCTGTGACAAAGTATGTGAGCATTGAACGGGCAGAAGAAGCCGTCACCGCAGGAATCACACATCTTGGGGAAAACAGGGACACCGGTCTCACTGAAAAATATGAGGCCATTGGAAACCGTGTCGATTGGCATTTCATCGGCTCCCTCCAGACCAGGAAAGTCAAACAGATCATCGATAAGGTTTCATACATACATTCACTGGATCGCCATTCCTTGGCCGTGGAAATCGACAAGCGGGCGGACAAGCCAGTAAATTGCTTCGTTCAGGTCAATGTGTCTGGTGAAGAATCAAAACACGGTATATCCCCGGAAGAAACATCTGGATTCATCCAATCATTGCAAGAACTCGAAAACATCAACGTCATAGGCTTGATGACGATGGCCCCTCATACGGAGGATGAAGCATTCCTTCGCAGCTGTTTCCGAAGCCTCAGAGGGCTGCAGGAGGAGGTCAAGGCACTTGGTCTGCCGCATGCCCCCTGTACGGAACTGTCCATGGGAATGAGTAATGATTTTCATATCGCCATCGAAGAAGGAGCCACATTTGTCCGTCTCGGAACGGCATTAGTTGGAAATGACTGA
- the pgeF gene encoding peptidoglycan editing factor PgeF codes for MEPFKREHESYYTIPGWKGVTAGITTKNGGVSSGPFHSFNMGLHVGDDRESVVENRRRLSELIGFPLARWVAAEQTHGDCIELIDGLQAGKGSKIYDDAVPDTDGFLASSGDLLLTMCYADCVPLYFYDPVKRRIGLAHAGWKGTVAKIGPSMIDRMVTAGSSKADIEVVIGPSICGDCYVVDDFVIGKIEKVLEDGPHIPYNLKEEGQYHLDLKQLNRLLLIQSGISAEQIRTSGHCSFCHDDFYSYRQDGGKTGRMMSFIGWKENVHER; via the coding sequence GTGGAACCTTTCAAAAGAGAACATGAATCCTACTATACGATTCCCGGATGGAAAGGCGTCACCGCCGGTATTACGACGAAGAACGGGGGCGTAAGCAGTGGACCCTTTCATTCCTTTAATATGGGTCTGCATGTAGGGGATGATCGTGAGTCAGTCGTGGAAAACCGTCGACGGCTTTCTGAACTGATCGGCTTCCCCCTTGCACGTTGGGTTGCAGCAGAGCAGACCCATGGAGATTGCATCGAGCTAATCGATGGTTTGCAGGCAGGAAAAGGCTCAAAAATCTATGACGATGCGGTCCCGGATACGGACGGTTTTCTTGCTTCCTCTGGTGATCTGCTCCTGACGATGTGCTATGCAGATTGTGTGCCCCTGTATTTCTATGACCCAGTGAAGAGGCGGATCGGTCTTGCCCATGCAGGGTGGAAAGGGACCGTGGCCAAAATCGGTCCATCCATGATCGATCGCATGGTCACAGCAGGCTCCTCCAAGGCGGATATCGAAGTTGTAATCGGTCCTTCGATTTGTGGAGACTGCTATGTGGTAGATGATTTTGTCATCGGAAAAATTGAAAAAGTACTAGAAGATGGACCCCACATCCCCTATAATCTAAAGGAAGAGGGTCAATATCATCTGGATTTGAAACAGTTGAACCGGCTCTTATTGATCCAAAGTGGTATTTCCGCTGAACAGATCAGGACTTCCGGTCATTGTTCATTCTGTCATGACGACTTCTATTCGTACCGCCAAGACGGCGGAAAGACAGGAAGGATGATGAGTTTCATAGGCTGGAAGGAGAATGTACATGAACGTTGA
- the spoIIGA gene encoding sigma-E processing peptidase SpoIIGA — MTLYLDVIWLLNMLVDCALLWLTGIILKRKYALWRVGSGGLIGSVIILMAFSPLSHLSGSPLVKLSFSVVMVWVAFGFKRMKFFLANLLMFYFVTFLTGGILIGVHYFISFDPGAEASTLIASVRGFGDPISWVFVMLVLPLAWYFSKSRVDHLEYAKIQYDQLVDVTIHFGEYIISVKGLIDSGNGLQDPIGKNPVMILSLSHLKDEVPGEFIKLAGDVTEFLSDDSIESTWSDRMRLIPAQSIGKTGQLLAALKPDRIMLKDSGAEWEVSNGLIAFREEPLSPDHQFEAILHPQMAARKPVDHAS; from the coding sequence TTGACCTTATACCTTGATGTCATATGGTTATTGAATATGCTGGTGGATTGTGCGCTGCTGTGGTTGACCGGAATCATCCTGAAGAGGAAATATGCTTTATGGCGGGTCGGTTCAGGCGGGCTCATCGGCTCGGTCATCATCCTTATGGCGTTCTCCCCGCTCAGTCATCTATCGGGTAGTCCGTTGGTGAAGCTTTCATTCTCCGTCGTGATGGTATGGGTTGCATTCGGATTCAAACGGATGAAATTCTTCCTTGCCAATCTGCTCATGTTCTATTTCGTAACATTTTTAACAGGGGGAATCCTCATCGGGGTACACTATTTCATCTCCTTCGACCCGGGTGCCGAGGCTTCGACCCTCATTGCATCTGTAAGGGGATTCGGTGATCCGATTAGTTGGGTGTTCGTCATGCTAGTATTGCCCCTTGCCTGGTATTTCTCCAAGAGCAGGGTAGACCACTTGGAGTATGCCAAGATTCAGTATGACCAATTGGTAGACGTCACGATCCATTTCGGAGAATATATCATCAGTGTCAAAGGGCTGATTGATAGCGGGAACGGGCTGCAGGATCCAATTGGGAAGAACCCGGTCATGATCCTCTCGCTCTCTCATCTGAAGGACGAAGTTCCGGGAGAATTTATCAAGCTTGCCGGGGACGTTACCGAATTCTTGAGTGATGATTCAATTGAGTCCACATGGTCCGACAGAATGCGGTTGATACCAGCGCAGTCCATCGGAAAGACCGGACAGCTCTTGGCGGCACTGAAACCGGATCGCATCATGCTGAAAGATTCCGGAGCAGAATGGGAAGTTTCCAATGGTCTCATCGCCTTCCGGGAAGAACCATTGTCTCCCGACCATCAATTTGAAGCGATTCTCCATCCGCAAATGGCAGCAAGAAAGCCTGTCGATCATGCATCTTAA